The Oscillatoria acuminata PCC 6304 genomic interval TATTGGTAACTCAAACGTTTCATCCCCATTGGCTGCTGGAAGATCAATCCCCAAATTCTTATAAATTGGGCGGACCTTTTCAGCAACCGTAAACACCAATCCAAAATCACGCGCTACTTGATTCCCCTGATCACTTAACACTTCAAACCCTAAGTTATTTTTCTCCCGGGTAGATAGGGAATTATCGGGTGTTTCGGGTGAAATCGCTACCAAAGTAGCTCCGTTTGCCTGAATTTCAGGAAGGGCTTTTTGGAGTGCTTGAAATTCTAAACTGCAATAGGGACACCATCCTCCCCGATAAAAAGAAATCACAACTGGACCGGATTTTAACAAGTCTTGAATATCAACCAATTGACCGATCGCATTGGGTAAAGCAAACTTGGGAATCTCGTCCCCTTCCTTCAGGGTATGCTCCATAATCCCCGAGTTTAATAAATCCATTCCAGCTTCTTTGAATACGATTTGAGCCTCTTCTGGAAGCATGGATTGGTTCTGGGCATTGAGGTTGGCTAAATCTTGGGATAAACTCACAAAAAACTCCGGATTTCTATAAAACTAAAACTGGACATGGATCAGCGCTATTCAATCCCTTTTTGAATAGCCTCTACATAGACTT includes:
- a CDS encoding peroxiredoxin-like family protein; this encodes MSLSQDLANLNAQNQSMLPEEAQIVFKEAGMDLLNSGIMEHTLKEGDEIPKFALPNAIGQLVDIQDLLKSGPVVISFYRGGWCPYCSLEFQALQKALPEIQANGATLVAISPETPDNSLSTREKNNLGFEVLSDQGNQVARDFGLVFTVAEKVRPIYKNLGIDLPAANGDETFELPIPATYIVNSDGAIAYSFVSPDYTQRQDPAELITILKNPDKTSKQSGRFNTYRTSA